The Cylindrospermum stagnale PCC 7417 genome segment CTGGACATTCTCGAAGCGACCAAGAAGTGGGTAAATACAGACTCAAATGGTGAGTTACGGCGAATTCATCTCAAAGGACATCCACAGGTAACTTGTCAGATGCTGCTGTGGCGACGTTTACCACCACGTACTCCCTGGAAAGACCTTTCTGCTGAGTTTGGTTTACCCATTTCCACCTTAGATAGTTTTTATCGTCGCCAGTGTTTACCTCGGTTGAGGAAATTTGGTGAATTTGAGGGATATCTTTAGGGAGTAAAAATCCAAAAAATTATGACTTATAACAATATAGTAGATAGTCCCTTACCTTTACCAATTAGCCAGCAGACGAAACTGATAGCACAGCAGCTAGCCGACCAACTAACAGTAATTGCTGTGGATGAACGAGTTTATCTAAATACTCTAGCGGTGTTGGTAGTGAATGATTACCTACAAATGATGGGTTTTGCAACTGACCTCGGAGGAAGTGAAACTTTTAACTCGCTGCTGCATTTTGCTGCCGATGTGTCAGATTTAAAAGTTACTGGACTTGGACATTTAGAATGTCGGGCTGTTACCCCAGGGGAATTTTCTTGCTATATTCCAGAGGATGTTTGGCAAGATAGGATTGGCTATGTAGTAGTGGAAATAGCTAAATCCCAGCGCTTGGCATTGCTTCTAGGGTTTACCCAATCAGTAACAGAGGCATCGTTACCCTTAAAACAATTACAACCACCAGAGTTTTTATTACGGCATTTGCATCAATTAGTG includes the following:
- a CDS encoding DUF1822 family protein, yielding MTYNNIVDSPLPLPISQQTKLIAQQLADQLTVIAVDERVYLNTLAVLVVNDYLQMMGFATDLGGSETFNSLLHFAADVSDLKVTGLGHLECRAVTPGEFSCYIPEDVWQDRIGYVVVEIAKSQRLALLLGFTQSVTEASLPLKQLQPPEFLLRHLHQLVQALDSVNTVVISQWFENLFVAGWQNLEALFAGDTLNLALSLRSDTAPEREVVGAKLIDWGVELGGEAVTLLVALTGTTDEQVGVRVQVRPVPGTSYLPPNLVLAICSPTGETLKEVCSRSLDDYIQLPRFQGVRGDRFQLRLTLNQVSFTEDLAI